Genomic segment of Oceanimonas sp. GK1:
GAGTTTGTCACTTACCAGCGGACCGGTCTGGGCGGCGAGTTTTCGCCCTCGGTGCGGCGGCTGCGGGTACACCCGGGAGAGATGCACCGGGTTGACTTCACCGTCACCAATCCGGGAGTGGACAGCCGGGTGCTGCGGGCCATTCCCTCGGTGTCGCCGGGACGGGCGGCGGGGTATCTGCGCAAGACCGAGTGTTTCTGCTTTGAGGAACAGCCGCTGGATGGCCGGGCGAGCGCGGTGATGCCGATGAGCTTTTACGTGGACGAGGCCCTGCCCGCCGACATTGAAGTGTTCACCCTGTCCTACACCCTTTACGACATCAGCGAGCAG
This window contains:
- a CDS encoding cytochrome c oxidase assembly protein codes for the protein MDAVRKARNLGLVAVAMFGFGFALVPLYDVFCDITGLNGKTEGTAAAAAQSVDRQRQVTVEFVTYQRTGLGGEFSPSVRRLRVHPGEMHRVDFTVTNPGVDSRVLRAIPSVSPGRAAGYLRKTECFCFEEQPLDGRASAVMPMSFYVDEALPADIEVFTLSYTLYDISEQAAGQG